A window from Acipenser ruthenus chromosome 36, fAciRut3.2 maternal haplotype, whole genome shotgun sequence encodes these proteins:
- the LOC131706662 gene encoding angiopoietin-related protein 2-like has translation MERQTVIVTLILFTFSSVVSPDGGIKKEAKSKTEHYRHPRSPEPTTQSTQPTGKCSYTFIVPQQKITGAICLSTKNPEDSSAVNKTELEDLRLELSQQQRQIEHLKQVVEVDGSLLNEVKFLRKESRNMNSRVTQLYTQLLHEIIQKKDQALEATQLENRLLNATAQVLRVSASYRELETKYEALASLLNNHSLAIAHLEKRCQLGANAVPTHGTQTQQSYVLPPQVQVVPLSPVSTQNRSQNQGESSNEIQRDQTDKQTQESRQWQAVEPPPASSINTPTEHPFFSSAETKTPGPWRDCRHVLAEGGSASGIYLIRPRNVNRLLQLWCEQSHADGGWAVIQRRQDGSVNFFRTWEHYKQGFGNIDGEYWLGLENLYWLTTQEDYKLLVLMEDWQGQQVHAEYDSFRVEPESDSYRLRLGHYQGDAGDSLSWHNNKAFTTLDRDRDAYTGNCAHYQKGGWWYHMCAHSNLNGVWYKGGHYRSRYQDGVYWAEFRGGSYSLKKVTMMIKPIQHRGLD, from the exons ATGGAAAGACAAACAGTAATCGTTACACTGATCCTTTTTACCTTCTCCAGTGTGGTTTCTCCTGACGGTGGCATCAAAAAAGAGGCTAAGAGCAAGACTGAGCATTACAGGCACCCGCGTTCCCCTGAACCTACAACCCAGTCGACTCAACCCACGGGGAAATGCTCCTACACGTTTATCGTCCCCCAGCAAAAGATCACAGGAGCGATCTGCCTGAGCACCAAAAACCCAGAAGACAGCAGCGCGGTGAATAAAACGGAGCTTGAGGACCTCAGACTGGAGCTGAGCCAGCAACAGAGGCAGATTGAGCACCTCAAGCAGGTGGTGGAAGTGGACGGAAGCCTCCTGAACGAGGTGAAGTTTCTGCGCAAGGAGAGCCGTAACATGAACTCCCGGGTGACCCAGCTCTACACCCAGCTCCTCCACGAGATCATCCAGAAGAAGGACCAGGCGCTGGAGGCCACCCAGCTGGAGAACCGGCTCCTCAACGCCACTGCTCAGGTCCTCAGGGTCTCTGCCAGCTACCGGGAGCTGGAGACCAAGTATGAAGCCCTGGCCTCGCTCCTAAACAACCACAGTCTCGCCATCGCTCACCTGGAGAAGCGGTGCCAGCTCGGAGCCAACGCAGTGCCCACACACGGGACACAGACACAGCAG AGTTACGTCTTGCCTCCTCAAGTTCAAGTGGTTCCTCTCAGCCCCGTCAGCACCCAGAACCGGAGTCAGAACCAGGGGGAGTCGAGCAATGAGATCCAGAGggaccagacagacaaacagacccAGGAGAGCCGCCAGTGGCAGGCCGTTGAACCTCCCCCTGCATCATCGATCAATACTCCAACCGAACACCCATTCTTCAGCTCTGCAGAGACCAAGACTCCAG GGCCGTGGCGGGATTGCAGACACGTCCTGGCGGAGGGTGGCAGCGCCAGCGGGATCTACCTGATCAGGCCACGCAACGTGAACAGGCTCCTGCAGCTGTGGTGCGAGCAGAGCCACGCCGACGGGGGCTGGGCCGTCATTCAGAGGAGGCAGGACGGCTCTGTCAACTTCTTCAGGACCTGGGAGCACTACAAG CAAGGCTTCGGGAACATCGACGGGGAGTACTGGCTGGGTCTGGAGAACCTGTACTGGCTTACCACCCAGGAGGACTACAAGCTGCTGGTCCTGATGGAGGACTGGCAGGGGCAGCAGGTGCACGCGGAGTACGACAGCTTCCGCGTGGAGCCAGAGAGCGACTCGTACCGCCTGCGGCTGGGTCACTACCAGGGCGACGCTGGGGACTCGCTGTCCTGGCACAACAACAAGGCCTTCACTACGCTGGATCGAGACCGTGACGCCTACACCG GTAACTGTGCCCATTACCAGAAGGGGGGCTGGTGGTACCACATGTGTGCCCATTCAAACCTCAACGGGGTGTGGTACAAGGGCGGGCACTACCGGAGCCGCTACCAGGATGGAGTCTACTGGGCGGAGTTTCGCGGAGGCTCTTACTCTCTGAAGAAGGTCACCATGATGATAAAGCCCATACAACACAGAGGACTGGACTGA